The proteins below are encoded in one region of Pseudonocardia sp. DSM 110487:
- a CDS encoding MFS transporter, translating to MPKPASIAIEDTPTARRVWLAAWPVMAVFVLSNAPTPLYVVWADSIGFSAGVLTAVFAAYIGGLLAALLVAGVVSDRVGRKPVLVPAVALAIVACVLFATAGSVLMLALARFLAGIAVGATVSAGMAAVTDLAGAGLRRLAALASSSAMVLGAGSGPLLAGVLSEAMPGPTVTIFVVEIVLLASALVAVIRMRLPRADRSAAARAWIRVPSVHPQGRTAVLLGIAVFAPGITATSFVLSLGPSVLAELLATTNRIVAGALAFVMFLAAAGVQFAAQRFPVRAVLLAGAASTVASMTTLVLSLHASSIALLAVAAVLAGAGQGMGQLGGLTSISANVPSARLAEANAALNVGGYVPAAVLPLTAGFVSDATGLVAGSTGFAVVMVIAALAGAGIVAARTRTSAP from the coding sequence ATGCCGAAGCCAGCGTCCATCGCGATCGAGGACACCCCGACGGCCCGACGCGTCTGGCTCGCAGCCTGGCCCGTGATGGCGGTGTTCGTCCTCTCAAACGCGCCGACGCCGCTGTACGTGGTGTGGGCGGACTCGATCGGGTTCTCCGCCGGCGTGCTGACCGCGGTCTTCGCCGCGTACATCGGCGGCCTGCTCGCGGCATTGCTGGTGGCCGGCGTCGTGTCCGACCGGGTGGGCCGCAAGCCGGTGCTGGTCCCCGCGGTGGCGCTGGCGATCGTCGCCTGCGTGCTCTTCGCGACGGCCGGGTCGGTGCTGATGCTCGCTCTCGCGCGGTTCCTCGCGGGAATTGCCGTAGGCGCGACAGTGTCGGCGGGGATGGCCGCGGTCACCGATCTCGCCGGCGCCGGGCTGAGGCGCCTGGCCGCGCTGGCGTCGTCCTCGGCGATGGTTCTCGGTGCCGGGTCGGGTCCGCTCCTGGCCGGAGTGCTGTCCGAGGCCATGCCCGGCCCGACGGTGACGATCTTCGTCGTCGAGATCGTCCTGCTGGCCTCCGCGCTGGTGGCGGTGATCCGCATGCGCCTGCCCCGCGCGGACCGCTCCGCCGCGGCGCGGGCATGGATCCGGGTGCCCTCGGTGCACCCGCAGGGGCGCACTGCGGTGCTGCTCGGGATCGCCGTGTTCGCGCCGGGGATCACGGCGACCTCCTTCGTGCTGTCGCTGGGGCCCTCCGTACTCGCCGAACTGCTGGCCACCACCAACAGGATCGTCGCCGGGGCGCTGGCGTTCGTGATGTTCCTCGCCGCGGCCGGCGTCCAGTTCGCCGCACAACGGTTTCCGGTACGCGCCGTCCTGCTGGCCGGCGCCGCGTCGACCGTGGCCAGCATGACCACCCTGGTCCTGTCGCTGCACGCGTCGTCGATCGCGCTGCTCGCGGTCGCGGCCGTGCTGGCCGGGGCCGGTCAGGGGATGGGGCAGCTGGGCGGGCTCACCTCGATCAGCGCGAACGTTCCGTCGGCGCGTCTGGCCGAGGCCAACGCGGCGCTCAACGTGGGCGGCTACGTCCCGGCCGCCGTCCTCCCGCTCACGGCCGGATTCGTCAGTGACGCGACCGGTCTGGTCGCCGGTTCGACCGGGTTCGCGGTGGTCATGGTGATCGCCGCACTCGCGGGGGCCGGCATCGTCGCGGCCAGGACTCGCACCTCGGCGCCGTGA
- a CDS encoding helix-turn-helix transcriptional regulator, with amino-acid sequence MDVLPPPLPEPALDDIRLEDVFGALNEPLRLGVVRKLLLESPDTGRPCGWFGIARPKSTLTHHFRILREAGVTRQRQYGLERRSEVRIADLDIRFPGLLDLVRLWQPAT; translated from the coding sequence ATGGACGTCCTCCCGCCCCCGCTGCCCGAACCCGCACTGGACGACATCCGCCTGGAGGACGTGTTCGGCGCGCTCAACGAGCCGCTGCGGCTGGGCGTCGTGCGCAAGCTGCTCCTGGAGTCACCCGACACCGGCCGCCCGTGCGGCTGGTTCGGCATCGCCCGCCCCAAGTCGACGCTGACCCACCATTTCCGGATCCTGCGCGAGGCCGGGGTCACCCGGCAACGCCAGTACGGCCTGGAGCGGCGCAGCGAGGTCCGCATCGCCGACCTCGACATCCGCTTCCCCGGGCTGCTCGACCTCGTCCGGCTCTGGCAGCCTGCCACCTGA
- a CDS encoding nicotinate-nucleotide--dimethylbenzimidazole phosphoribosyltransferase, whose product MVDLPAVIAPDVDARRAAVARHAELDVPAGALGRLAELGVWLAAAQGACPPRPLARPRVVVIAGDHGIAAAGVSAYAPGDTARQVAAIREHTAPVRVLASVAGVSVRVVDVALDADGDDRHRVRRGSGRIDREDALSADETEKAFDAGRALADEEVDAGADLLVPASLGVGATTPAATLVAALTSTEPVAVIGRGSGIDDAGWMRKAAAVRDALRRARPHVRDPLALLRVAGGADLAALTGFCVQSALRRTPVLLDGLVVGAAALLADELAKGAREWWIYAQRSPDPAMALVEEHLGLAPVLDLGVRLGDGTGAVAAVPLLQMAARLLAETDAG is encoded by the coding sequence ATCGTGGATCTGCCTGCCGTCATCGCCCCCGACGTCGACGCGCGGCGGGCCGCTGTTGCCCGCCACGCCGAACTGGACGTGCCCGCCGGGGCGCTCGGCCGGCTCGCCGAGCTGGGGGTCTGGCTCGCCGCGGCACAGGGGGCCTGCCCGCCCCGCCCGCTCGCGCGGCCGCGGGTGGTGGTGATCGCGGGCGACCACGGGATCGCGGCGGCAGGCGTGTCCGCGTACGCGCCGGGCGACACGGCCCGGCAGGTCGCCGCGATCCGCGAGCACACCGCGCCGGTCAGGGTGCTCGCCTCGGTGGCTGGGGTGTCGGTGCGCGTCGTGGACGTGGCGCTCGACGCCGACGGCGACGACCGCCACCGGGTACGACGCGGCAGCGGCCGGATCGACCGCGAGGACGCGCTCTCGGCAGACGAGACCGAGAAGGCGTTCGACGCCGGTCGGGCGCTGGCCGACGAGGAGGTGGACGCGGGCGCCGACCTGCTCGTGCCGGCCTCGCTCGGGGTCGGGGCCACCACCCCGGCGGCCACGCTCGTGGCCGCACTGACCAGCACCGAGCCGGTGGCCGTGATCGGGCGGGGTAGCGGGATCGACGACGCGGGCTGGATGCGCAAGGCCGCCGCCGTCCGCGACGCGTTGCGCCGGGCCCGTCCGCACGTGCGTGACCCGCTGGCCCTGCTGCGGGTCGCGGGCGGCGCCGACCTCGCCGCGCTCACCGGGTTCTGCGTGCAGTCCGCGCTGCGGCGCACACCGGTGCTGCTCGACGGGCTCGTCGTGGGCGCCGCCGCGTTGCTGGCCGACGAGCTGGCGAAGGGGGCCCGGGAGTGGTGGATCTACGCCCAGCGCTCCCCTGACCCCGCGATGGCTCTCGTCGAGGAGCACCTGGGCCTCGCCCCCGTGCTCGACCTCGGCGTCCGGCTCGGGGACGGCACCGGCGCCGTGGCGGCCGTGCCGCTGCTGCAGATGGCAGCGCGGCTGCTGGCGGAGACCGACGCCGGTTGA
- a CDS encoding adenosylcobinamide-GDP ribazoletransferase, translated as MRSLRFALGLLTVLPVGPVEPTAALGAGALRWAPVVGAALGAAAGGLLVGLAALGVPPLVAGLLTVGFLALATRGMHVDGLADTADGLGCYGPPERALAVMREGGVGAFAVVTLVVVLGAQAAALAELASSGPSAVAAVALAAAAGRAGFCWVARRGVPAARPGGLGALVAGSQPWWAAAVWWTALAAAGLALGLRAAIGVVLGAALVVALSWHTARRFGGMTGDVLGAAGELATTAVLVALSTG; from the coding sequence TTGAGGTCGCTCAGGTTCGCGCTCGGCCTGCTGACGGTGCTGCCGGTGGGTCCGGTCGAGCCGACCGCCGCGCTCGGGGCCGGTGCGCTGCGCTGGGCCCCGGTCGTCGGCGCGGCACTGGGCGCGGCCGCGGGCGGGCTGCTCGTCGGGCTGGCCGCGCTCGGCGTGCCGCCGCTCGTGGCGGGCCTGCTCACCGTCGGGTTCCTCGCGCTCGCAACCCGCGGCATGCACGTCGACGGCCTGGCCGACACCGCGGACGGGCTCGGCTGCTACGGCCCGCCGGAGCGCGCGCTCGCCGTGATGCGCGAGGGCGGCGTCGGCGCGTTCGCGGTGGTGACGCTGGTTGTGGTGCTCGGAGCCCAGGCCGCTGCGCTCGCCGAGCTGGCGTCCAGCGGGCCGTCCGCGGTCGCCGCCGTCGCGCTCGCCGCGGCCGCAGGCCGGGCGGGATTCTGCTGGGTGGCCCGGCGCGGGGTACCCGCTGCCCGGCCCGGCGGGCTCGGCGCGCTGGTGGCCGGCTCGCAGCCGTGGTGGGCGGCCGCCGTCTGGTGGACGGCGCTGGCCGCCGCCGGCCTCGCGCTGGGCCTGCGCGCGGCGATCGGGGTGGTGCTGGGCGCGGCACTCGTCGTCGCGCTGTCCTGGCACACGGCCCGCCGCTTCGGCGGCATGACCGGCGACGTGCTCGGCGCCGCCGGTGAGCTCGCGACGACGGCGGTTCTCGTGGCTCTGTCGACCGGCTAG
- a CDS encoding WXG100 family type VII secretion target, protein MARIGVQSEELRQQATTVKAGAAEVNDILGRLTGQIQALASTWEGAASAAFQTRWQEWQAGATQVQQAMDSMGIFLDEAARTYEETEEALRAAAGR, encoded by the coding sequence ATGGCCCGCATCGGTGTTCAGTCGGAGGAACTGCGGCAGCAGGCGACCACGGTCAAGGCAGGCGCCGCCGAGGTCAACGACATCCTCGGCCGGCTGACCGGCCAGATCCAGGCGCTCGCCTCCACCTGGGAGGGCGCGGCGTCGGCGGCGTTCCAGACCCGCTGGCAGGAGTGGCAGGCCGGCGCCACCCAGGTGCAGCAGGCGATGGACTCCATGGGGATCTTCCTCGACGAGGCCGCGCGCACGTACGAGGAAACCGAAGAGGCCCTCCGCGCCGCAGCCGGCCGCTGA
- a CDS encoding branched-chain amino acid aminotransferase — protein sequence MSVPFSRTPHRSPVPTARRAEMVADPGFGRYFTDHMVTIRWTAGMGWHDAAVVPYGPLSFDPATMVLHYGQEIFEGLKAYRQPDGSIASFRPQANAARFRASAARMAMAELPDELFLASLEELVSVDREWVPPAGGEESLYLRPFMIATEVGLGVRPAAEYLYALIASPAGPYFPGGVEPVDVWLSTDYTRAALGGTGTAKAGGNYAASLLPQAQGTQHGCAQVAYLDAEERRWIDEMGSNNLFFVFGSGDHVEVVTPALTGSILAGITRDSLLVLAKELGCQVTERRVSGQEWLEGAADGRISEVFGCGTAAVITPIGRVKHNEGEVVIGGGQPGPITLKLRRLLTDIQRGAAADTHSWMRTLVPA from the coding sequence ATGAGCGTGCCGTTCTCCCGCACCCCTCACCGGTCACCGGTCCCGACGGCCCGGCGGGCGGAGATGGTGGCCGACCCCGGGTTCGGCCGGTACTTCACCGACCACATGGTCACGATCCGGTGGACCGCCGGAATGGGCTGGCACGACGCGGCGGTGGTGCCGTACGGGCCGCTCAGCTTCGACCCGGCCACGATGGTGCTGCACTACGGGCAGGAGATCTTCGAGGGGCTCAAGGCCTACCGGCAGCCGGACGGCTCCATCGCGAGCTTCCGCCCGCAGGCCAACGCGGCCCGCTTCCGGGCGTCCGCGGCGCGGATGGCGATGGCCGAGCTGCCCGACGAGCTGTTCCTCGCCTCGCTGGAGGAGCTCGTGAGCGTCGACCGGGAGTGGGTTCCGCCCGCAGGCGGCGAGGAGTCGCTCTACCTGCGCCCGTTCATGATTGCCACCGAGGTCGGGCTGGGCGTGCGCCCGGCCGCGGAGTACCTGTACGCCCTGATCGCCTCGCCGGCCGGCCCGTACTTCCCCGGCGGAGTCGAGCCGGTCGACGTGTGGCTGTCCACCGACTACACCCGTGCGGCCCTCGGCGGAACCGGTACCGCGAAGGCGGGCGGCAACTACGCCGCCTCGCTCCTGCCACAGGCGCAGGGCACCCAGCACGGCTGCGCCCAGGTCGCCTACCTCGACGCCGAGGAGCGGCGCTGGATCGACGAGATGGGCTCCAACAACCTCTTCTTCGTCTTCGGCAGCGGCGATCACGTCGAGGTGGTCACGCCGGCGCTCACCGGGAGCATCCTCGCCGGCATCACCCGCGACTCGCTGCTCGTGCTCGCCAAGGAGCTGGGCTGCCAGGTCACCGAGCGCCGGGTCTCGGGCCAGGAGTGGCTCGAGGGCGCCGCCGACGGGCGGATCAGCGAGGTCTTCGGCTGCGGCACCGCCGCGGTGATCACGCCGATCGGGCGCGTCAAGCACAACGAGGGCGAGGTCGTCATCGGCGGCGGACAGCCCGGCCCGATCACCCTGAAGCTGCGCAGGCTCCTCACCGACATCCAGCGCGGGGCGGCCGCCGACACGCACAGCTGGATGCGCACCCTGGTCCCGGCTTAG
- the gcvT gene encoding glycine cleavage system aminomethyltransferase GcvT → MADLLTSPLHDRHTALGATLGAFGGWSMPLAYPAGTVAEHTGVREAVGVFDVSHLGKLAITGPGAAEFVNRCFTADLGKIGPDKAQYTLCCTESGGVVDDIIVYLVGPDEVLAVPNAANAARVAELLRAAAPDGVSITDRHRDLAVLAVQGPRAAEALVTVLPGAADLAGMDYMAFADVAGVRVCRTGYTGERGYELLVPADDALRVWDALLAAAEPLGGGPAGLGARDTLRTEMGYPLHGQDLSEDITPVQAGSGWAVGWSKPEFWGRKALLAEKEAGPSRRLRGLRATGRGVPRAGMAVLADGKRVGVTTSGTFSPTLKTGIALALVDTASGVGLDDQVTVDVRGRALECTVAKPPFVPSHVR, encoded by the coding sequence GTGGCCGACCTCCTCACCAGCCCGCTGCACGACCGGCACACCGCGCTCGGCGCCACACTCGGCGCGTTCGGGGGCTGGTCGATGCCCCTCGCCTACCCGGCGGGCACGGTGGCCGAGCACACCGGCGTGCGAGAGGCCGTCGGCGTGTTCGACGTGAGCCACCTCGGCAAGCTCGCGATCACCGGACCGGGCGCAGCGGAGTTCGTGAACCGCTGCTTCACAGCCGACCTCGGGAAGATCGGGCCGGATAAGGCGCAGTACACGCTGTGCTGCACCGAGTCCGGCGGCGTCGTCGACGACATCATCGTCTACCTCGTCGGGCCCGACGAGGTACTGGCAGTGCCGAACGCCGCCAACGCGGCCCGCGTCGCCGAGCTCCTGCGGGCGGCAGCGCCGGACGGGGTGAGCATCACCGACCGGCACCGCGACCTCGCCGTGCTCGCCGTGCAGGGGCCGAGGGCCGCCGAGGCGCTCGTCACCGTGCTGCCGGGGGCGGCCGACCTCGCGGGCATGGACTACATGGCGTTCGCCGATGTCGCCGGGGTGCGCGTCTGCCGTACCGGCTACACCGGCGAGCGCGGCTACGAGCTGCTGGTGCCCGCCGACGACGCCCTGCGCGTCTGGGACGCCCTGCTCGCCGCGGCCGAGCCGCTCGGCGGTGGCCCGGCGGGCCTCGGCGCCCGTGACACCCTGCGCACCGAGATGGGCTACCCGCTGCACGGCCAGGACCTCTCGGAGGACATAACCCCCGTGCAGGCGGGCAGCGGGTGGGCCGTCGGCTGGTCCAAGCCGGAGTTCTGGGGCCGCAAGGCGCTGCTCGCCGAGAAGGAGGCCGGGCCGTCGCGGCGGCTGCGTGGGTTGCGGGCCACCGGGCGCGGCGTCCCGCGCGCCGGCATGGCGGTGCTCGCGGATGGGAAGCGGGTCGGCGTCACGACCTCCGGCACGTTCTCCCCGACTCTGAAGACCGGCATCGCGCTGGCCCTCGTCGACACGGCCTCCGGCGTCGGTCTCGACGACCAGGTGACCGTCGACGTCCGCGGCCGTGCCCTCGAATGCACGGTGGCGAAGCCGCCGTTCGTCCCCTCGCACGTGCGGTAG
- a CDS encoding APC family permease, with amino-acid sequence MSSSVQRRLGTADATVLGLAAMLGTGVFAVWAPAAAAAGPLLLLAVLLAAIVAVCNAASAADLAAARPVSGGGYVHGRELLGPGAGRLAGVAFLVGRTSSAAAAAGVFGSYVLPSRPLPAAVLVIVAVTVLSISGVRWTARGAYALVGGILAVLVVVVVIGLLGPDPAAVSTLATPDAEAVPGPGGGLGVLTAAAFVFFAFDGYARIAALGEEMRDPRRTVRQAIALALGITLLTYLLVAAALMVGLGTDRLATEATPLVTVVDAGETSALGVLVRAGAAVAAGAALLSVLVGASRTALTMARHRELPGGLAAISSRGIPWRADVAGGVVAIGIAALAGPVAAIALAACAVLVHHAVINVAALRLPPAERSWSRVPAVLGVVLCVVFAALLPTRQVVITVVALAVGWTLCTLLGRGRTPESG; translated from the coding sequence GTGTCCTCGAGCGTGCAGCGCCGACTGGGTACGGCCGACGCCACGGTGCTCGGGCTGGCCGCGATGCTCGGCACCGGTGTGTTCGCGGTCTGGGCGCCGGCCGCGGCCGCCGCGGGGCCGTTGCTGCTGCTCGCCGTCCTGCTCGCGGCGATCGTCGCCGTGTGCAACGCGGCTTCCGCCGCCGACCTCGCCGCCGCCCGCCCGGTGAGCGGTGGCGGGTACGTCCACGGCCGGGAGCTGCTCGGTCCGGGCGCGGGGCGGCTCGCCGGCGTGGCGTTCCTGGTCGGGAGGACGTCCTCGGCGGCCGCGGCAGCCGGGGTGTTCGGCAGTTACGTCCTGCCCTCGCGGCCGTTGCCGGCGGCGGTGCTGGTGATCGTCGCCGTCACCGTGCTGAGCATCTCAGGTGTGCGGTGGACGGCCCGAGGGGCATACGCGCTGGTCGGAGGCATTCTGGCCGTGCTAGTGGTCGTCGTGGTGATCGGGCTGCTCGGACCGGACCCCGCCGCAGTCAGCACGCTGGCCACACCGGACGCGGAGGCGGTTCCCGGTCCCGGGGGCGGCCTCGGCGTGCTCACCGCGGCCGCGTTCGTCTTCTTCGCGTTCGACGGGTACGCGCGGATCGCGGCGCTCGGCGAGGAGATGCGCGATCCCCGGCGCACCGTCCGGCAGGCCATAGCGCTGGCGCTGGGCATCACGCTGCTGACCTACCTGCTCGTGGCCGCGGCCCTGATGGTCGGGCTCGGCACGGACCGCCTCGCCACCGAGGCCACCCCGCTCGTCACGGTGGTCGACGCGGGGGAGACGAGCGCGCTCGGCGTGCTCGTCCGGGCAGGGGCGGCGGTGGCGGCGGGCGCCGCGCTGCTGTCCGTGCTGGTCGGGGCGAGCCGCACCGCGCTGACCATGGCCAGGCACCGGGAGCTGCCGGGCGGTCTCGCCGCGATCTCGTCGCGCGGCATCCCGTGGCGCGCCGACGTCGCCGGTGGCGTCGTCGCGATCGGCATCGCGGCGCTGGCCGGCCCGGTGGCGGCGATCGCGCTCGCGGCCTGCGCGGTGCTCGTCCACCACGCCGTGATCAACGTCGCAGCGCTCCGGCTGCCGCCTGCGGAGCGCAGCTGGTCACGCGTCCCGGCGGTGCTCGGCGTGGTGCTGTGCGTCGTGTTCGCCGCGCTGCTGCCCACCCGGCAGGTGGTGATCACGGTCGTCGCGCTCGCCGTCGGGTGGACGCTGTGCACGCTGCTCGGTCGTGGGCGTACCCCCGAGTCCGGGTAG
- a CDS encoding leucyl aminopeptidase, which produces MSTELHLADGSPATADADAVVIGLLPAADGEDRPRLATGATEIAEAFGGEAELIGLLAVLGATGKADEVVKLPTRGAITAPLLVAVGLGAPDEGGEPYAEQVRRASGSAARALAGTEHAVSTLGRLDLGAAAEGTLLGAYTFTAYRSNGGGRAPVGSVGLLADGGQEDVLRTATAVATAVRTARDLVNTPPNDLYPETFAARAKELAEAAGVEVEVLDDEALAAGGYGGVLGVGSGSSRKPRLVRLRYAGGSEPRAKVALIGKGITFDTGGISIKPAANMDHMTSDMSGAAAVIATTVLAARLQLPVAVTATVPMAENMPSATAYRPGDVLRMYGGKTVEVLNTDAEGRLVLADAIVRAAEDEPDYLVETSTLTGAQQVALGMRTAGVMGSDDFRDRVAAHARATGEDGWAMPLPEHMRGELDSRVADIANVTGSRWGGMLVAGTFLREFVPDGVAWAHIDIAGPSFHTGGPYGYVTKGGTGVPVRTLHALLTDIARNG; this is translated from the coding sequence GTGTCCACCGAGCTGCACCTCGCGGACGGATCGCCCGCCACCGCCGACGCCGATGCCGTGGTCATCGGCCTCCTGCCCGCGGCCGACGGGGAAGATCGCCCGCGCCTCGCCACAGGGGCGACGGAGATCGCCGAAGCGTTCGGCGGCGAGGCAGAGCTCATCGGCCTGCTCGCCGTGCTCGGCGCCACCGGCAAGGCCGACGAGGTGGTGAAGCTGCCCACCCGCGGGGCGATCACCGCGCCGCTGCTGGTCGCGGTCGGGCTCGGCGCCCCCGACGAGGGCGGCGAACCGTACGCCGAGCAGGTGCGGCGGGCCTCTGGGTCCGCGGCACGCGCGCTCGCCGGCACCGAGCACGCCGTGAGCACGCTCGGGCGGCTCGACCTCGGCGCGGCGGCGGAGGGCACGCTGCTCGGCGCGTACACGTTCACCGCGTACCGCTCGAACGGGGGTGGCCGCGCGCCCGTCGGCAGCGTCGGCCTGCTCGCCGACGGCGGGCAGGAGGACGTCCTGCGCACCGCCACCGCGGTGGCCACCGCCGTGCGCACCGCCCGCGACCTCGTCAACACCCCGCCCAATGACCTCTACCCCGAGACGTTCGCCGCCCGCGCCAAGGAGCTCGCCGAGGCAGCGGGCGTCGAGGTCGAAGTGCTCGACGACGAGGCCCTCGCAGCGGGCGGCTACGGCGGTGTGCTGGGCGTGGGCAGCGGGTCGTCCCGCAAGCCGCGGCTGGTGCGGCTGCGGTACGCGGGCGGGTCCGAGCCCCGTGCGAAGGTCGCGCTGATCGGCAAGGGCATCACCTTCGACACCGGCGGCATCTCGATCAAGCCGGCCGCGAACATGGACCACATGACCTCGGACATGAGCGGCGCGGCGGCCGTGATCGCCACCACGGTGCTCGCGGCGCGGCTGCAGCTGCCGGTGGCCGTCACCGCCACCGTGCCGATGGCGGAGAACATGCCCAGCGCCACCGCCTACCGGCCCGGCGACGTGCTGCGGATGTACGGCGGGAAGACCGTCGAGGTGCTCAACACCGACGCCGAAGGCCGGCTCGTGCTCGCCGACGCGATCGTCCGCGCCGCCGAGGACGAGCCCGACTACCTGGTGGAGACGTCCACGCTCACCGGTGCCCAGCAGGTGGCGCTCGGGATGCGCACGGCCGGCGTGATGGGCAGCGACGACTTCCGCGACCGCGTGGCCGCCCACGCCCGCGCCACCGGCGAGGACGGCTGGGCCATGCCGCTTCCCGAGCACATGCGCGGCGAGCTGGACTCCCGCGTCGCCGACATCGCGAACGTCACCGGCAGCCGCTGGGGCGGGATGCTCGTCGCCGGCACGTTCCTGCGCGAGTTCGTGCCCGACGGCGTGGCGTGGGCCCACATCGACATCGCAGGCCCGAGCTTCCACACCGGCGGGCCGTACGGCTACGTGACCAAGGGCGGCACCGGGGTGCCCGTCCGCACCCTCCACGCGCTGCTGACCGACATCGCGCGGAACGGCTGA
- a CDS encoding oxidoreductase produces the protein MGLLARLTNGRIGTRGSSADDGLAHLRAWATSHEGVEGFVEPRTTVTETTLLLVDKDGAWTRRRVPAPAAARKFARSLAMPIYDVQLVGYPQRMRDHDARQRILRKRAGQADLES, from the coding sequence ATGGGCCTGCTGGCAAGGCTGACGAACGGCCGGATCGGCACGCGCGGATCGTCCGCGGACGACGGGCTGGCGCACCTGCGCGCCTGGGCCACGTCGCACGAGGGCGTCGAGGGCTTCGTCGAGCCGCGCACCACCGTCACGGAGACCACGCTGCTGCTGGTCGACAAGGACGGCGCGTGGACGCGGCGGCGCGTGCCCGCCCCGGCGGCGGCGCGGAAGTTCGCCCGTTCGCTCGCGATGCCGATCTACGACGTGCAGCTGGTCGGCTACCCGCAGCGGATGCGCGACCACGACGCCCGCCAACGCATCCTCCGCAAGCGAGCCGGCCAGGCCGACCTCGAGTCCTGA